A genomic segment from Gossypium hirsutum isolate 1008001.06 chromosome D04, Gossypium_hirsutum_v2.1, whole genome shotgun sequence encodes:
- the LOC121216168 gene encoding dehydration-responsive element-binding protein 1B, whose amino-acid sequence MKHLSVLSSKDHENPCSAPEPGSSSGNVEVQSQKRKAGRKKFQETRHPIYKGVRRRNEKWVSEVREPNKKSRIWLGTFSSPVMAAKAYDAAALTLKGVSASLNFPDSAYALPRAKSSSISDIQSAAMQAASEGFGDHAKASSPLPFLSSYPPPLSCSESSKILFVDEEEVFNMPGILDSMAEGLILTPPAMQKGYYYWEDDLDDFVELNLWGD is encoded by the coding sequence ATGAAACACTTATCGGTTTTAAGTTCAAAAGACCACGAAAATCCATGTTCGGCGCCTGAACCTGGAAGTTCAAGTGGGAATGTTGAAGTGCAATCCCAAAAGCGAAAAGCTGGAAGGAAGAAGTTTCAAGAGACTCGACACCCTATTTACAAAGGTGTAAGGAGGAGGAATGAGAAGTGGGTGAGCGAGGTTCGAGAGCCAAACAAGAAGTCTCGAATCTGGTTGGGGACATTCTCCAGTCCAGTTATGGCTGCTAAGGCTTATGATGCAGCGGCCTTGACTCTCAAGGGGGTTTCTGCTTCATTAAACTTCCCCGACTCCGCCTATGCATTACCACGTGCTAAGTCATCCTCCATAAGTGATATTCAGTCTGCCGCTATGCAGGCTGCATCGGAGGGTTTTGGTGATCATGCCAAAGCATCGTCTCCTTTGCCTTTTTTGTCATCGTATCCCCCGCCATTGTCGTGCTCGGAGAGTTCCAAGATTTTGTTTGTGGATGAAGAAGAGGTGTTTAACATGCCAGGGATACTTGATAGTATGGCAGAAGGATTGATCTTAACTCCACCAGCTATGCAAAAAGGGTACTACTATTGGGAGgatgatttagatgattttgtggAACTAAATCTCTGGGGTGACTAA